AACTAAGCACCAATGACATACTTGCGCCACTCTTGATGACTGCCTTGGTTGAGGTAGCGAGAGATCTCAAAGTAAAGACTGCTGACTGGTTGGCGAGGGGTACTCATCAGGGGCATTCCCGCTTCCTTGGGAGTGCGATTGCCCTTGTGAACGTTACAGCGCATGCAGGCCGTAATCACGTTCTCCCAGGTATCGGCTCCCCCCCTCGATCGCGGCACGATGTGATCAAGGGTTAAATTCTCGCCGTGATAGCCGCAATACTGACAGGAATGGCCATCACGATGCAGGACATTACGACGGGTCAGTGGGATTTCGTTGTAGGGAATGCGGATGTATTGACGCAGTCGAATCACTGTGGGGAGTGGAAGATCGGGCAGGATCATTCGACCGTTGTGCTCTAAGCTTTCAGCCTTATCTTTCAAAAGCAAGATCACCGCTCGCCGCCAGCTCGTAATGTTGAGTGGCTCGTAGGAAGCGTTGAGCACTAAAACCTTGCCCATAGGGCTTGAATGGGCTTTTCAAAAGTTTGCCCAGATGGTAACACAACCTTCAGAAAGGCTTCGGCACCCTAGGGTCTGCTCAGTGTTTGGAAGCG
The sequence above is a segment of the Synechococcus elongatus PCC 11801 genome. Coding sequences within it:
- a CDS encoding HNH endonuclease, with translation MGKVLVLNASYEPLNITSWRRAVILLLKDKAESLEHNGRMILPDLPLPTVIRLRQYIRIPYNEIPLTRRNVLHRDGHSCQYCGYHGENLTLDHIVPRSRGGADTWENVITACMRCNVHKGNRTPKEAGMPLMSTPRQPVSSLYFEISRYLNQGSHQEWRKYVIGA